A portion of the Caenorhabditis elegans chromosome III genome contains these proteins:
- the pqn-80 gene encoding HUN domain-containing protein (Confirmed by transcript evidence): MTGAPPSIRMVSSSSSLKKLPAPRKPSPPPAVEPTRSVEIIEKPEKTEKPAEKRKTAATTSALEPAEKKKKPDSSSSSEEIILIDDNAPAAKKQPESAQKGSTTVTMSAKKICKQQEEIAKQKPSSSSVTPSKPAAPTASTPKKEEIGTLETFLKNIFANLDAKGKLYQEKKLKTFDTETLKEITTFIDVMKHHKTEKVNMEPLIYSLAKSFGMTTQEVMKQVEQEISSKKATTPKPSTNAVLSTISSQKSLEKNAADWKLTQTDLPTMGEKDIQMLTTIVRSWKSKKEISNSMVTGWLKDVNQLKMNADQARKKFFDIINTLPDSSEKNGGGGQQDANDIPKHERSRKARMFLHQWVYLSRKFLELQLPKLKHHSPPVEGLAKKQVIAANAIKEGVRKQISLFENKKETSSRLPGDPVYVFQFTEPVLTAVAPYLEDLVDYALAAKKIELIVSGIDALHQSTDGKITIIQFYIEICRRLQKLSFLAVEEPMKSRLKEANEQIMKHQVVQIPKYQLKWPDGQAEPSLKGLNRELYEFDKSILSMVAAKPSAPATPKASSSTALRPSTSSTPSQQQSTSTAKAMTSSSTSAEDAKRLLAMNQLVQVYAGKYLLPTGNSTADICDPTICLMNDDILLIMVTAVYSCGIPLVNQMNMLKNVLCQVGQTRMAQTLATQKTQNKQCLTQNDYQLLFDYFGKFEKALEQRKAKKEEAERLKKLEEKLKKEKEKQAEKDRIEAKKFEERMKKEQEKQEEKERKEREKREEKERKEREIREIMERKKREEDDRIAAKLQIAQQLENDRKMREAEESARKETERRAKMETERKVAEARRAVERENQIKMMRAQQLQRRQEEAPPPQQAPAPHTQKIQVKNEPVDHSFDILKEAEKDAHIIPTKSIKAEPLDVQKPLSAFEKLASLRGRTQSADMRRGGDSTEMPNVTQQYQAEQNHLAQSSNNSQYNAPSTSSQPQHFPTEPSIRQPPPQQSYNSNQMLQNPRQQPQNQIVQNFQSAPQRHPHQNPQIATSSSSGGVNQFYNNGGAAPPVVEQQAANRRSSFTMSHSVQQHQSPLQQQFPINSYQSPSHHNNSSSMSNSSLMQTPHSNSSMIARSPQFPSHTSPMSQRFHTPPSVGHQMVQSPLSQPNPSPLQHFNFSPHSSSFSSQRPQMPPQRQMSQQNLMHQQQQPQNHTQHQYQHQTFSSQQQQLQQHQHQIRHQMNTNYPPPPGYNHHGH, from the exons ATGACAGGAGCTCCACCGTCAATTCGAAtggtttcttcttcttcttctttgaaGAAGCTTCCGGCCCCTCGAAAACCATCCCCGCCGCCGGCTGTAGAGCCCACAAGATCTGTGGAAATTATTGAGAAGCCTGAAAAGACTGAAAAGCCCGCCGAAAAGCGAAAAACCGCGGCCACCACATCCGCACTGGAGCCtgctgaaaagaagaaaaagccgGATAGTAGTAGTAGTTCGGAGGAGATAATTCTTATTGATGATAATGCTCCGGCTGCAAAGAAGCAGCCGGAAAGTGCTCAAAAAGGGTCCACCACAGTCACCATGTCAGCCAAGAAAATCTGCAAACAACAGGAAGAAATCGCT aagcagAAGCCGTCATCATCATCTGTAACTCCATCAAAACCAGCTGCTCCAACAGCTTCAACAccgaaaaaagaggaaatcgGGACTCTTGAGACGTTCCTGAAGAATATATTTGCAAATTTAGATGCAAAAGGGAAACTTTATCAggagaaaaagttgaaaactttcgaTACGGAGACTTTAAAGGAGATAACAACGTTTATAGATGTAATGAAGCatcataaaactgaaaaagttaataTGGAACCGTTGATTTATTCGTTGGCGAAATCATTTGGAATGACTACGCAAGAAGTTATGAAACAG GTCGAACAAGAAATTTCGTCGAAAAAGGCAACAACTCCAAAACCTTCAACAAATGCAGTTTTATCGACAAtttcatctcaaaaatcattggaaaaaaatgcagcCGATTGGAAATTAACACAAACGGATTTACCCACAATGGGAGAAAAAGATATACAAATGTTGACGACAATTGTTCGATCatggaaaagtaaaaaagaaatatcGAATTCAATGGTGACTGGATGGCTGAAAGATGtgaatcaattgaaaatgaacGCAGATCAAGCGAGGAAAAAATT cTTCGACATCATAAATACTTTGCCGGattcgtctgaaaaaaatggtggtggtggacagCAAGATGCCAACGAT ATTCCAAAACACGAACGATCACGTAAAGCTCGAATGTTTCTCCACCAATGGGTCTATTTATCTCGTAAATTTTTGGAGcttcaacttccaaaattgaaacatcATTCTCCACCTGTCGAAGGTCTCGCAAAGAAGCAAGTTATCGCTGCAAATGCAATAAAAGAAGGTGTTAGGAAgcaaatttcactttttgaaaataagaaaga AACTTCCAGTCGTCTGCCCGGTGATCCTGTCTACGTATTCCAGTTTACGGAGCCtgtttt aaccgCAGTCGCCCCATACTTGGAAGATCTCGTCGATTATGCGCTCGCggcgaaaaaaatcgagttaaTTGTATCCGGAATCGACGCTCTACACCAATCAACTGACGGAAAAATTAccataattcaattttatattgaaatctGCCGAAGACTTCAGAAATTATCATTTCTCGCCGTTGAAGAACCAATGAAAAGTCGTCTGAAAGAAGCAAATGAACAAATTATGAAGCATCAAGTtgttcaaattccaaaatatcaATTGAAATGGCCTGATGGACAGGCGGAGCCATCTCTGAAAGGGCTTAATCGAGAGCTTTATG aattcgaCAAATCAATTCTCTCCATGGTGGCGGCTAAACCATCAGCTCCTGCAACTCCAAAAGCTTCATCATCTACAGCCCTCCGCCCTTCTACGTCATCAACTCCATCTCAGCAGCAATCCACGTCAACTGCAAAAGCTATGACGTCATCATCAACATCAGCAGAAGATGCGAAGCGCTTACTCGCAATGAATCAACTTGTTCAG gtttACGCGGGAAAATATCTGCTCCCGACCGGCAATTCA acgGCAGACATTTGTGATCCAACAATTTGTCTAATGAATGATGATATTCTACTGATTATGGTAACAGCTGTCTATTCGTGTGGTATACCATTGGTTAATCAAATGAATATGCTTAAA aatgtcCTATGCCAAGTTGGTCAAACCCGAATGGCTCAGACATTGGCAacacaaaaaactcaaaataagcAGTGCCTGACCCAAAATGACTATCAACtactttttgattattttggaaagtttgaaaaagcaTTAGAACAacgaaaagcaaaaaaagaagaagctgaaagattgaagaaattggaggaaaaattgaaaaaagagaaggagAAACAAGCAGAGAAAGATAGAATTGAGGCGAAGAAATTCGAAGAGCGGAtgaaaaaagagcaagaaaaacaggaagaaaaagagagaaaagaacGGGAAAAACGAGAGGAAAAGGAAAGGAAAGAGAgagaaattcgagaaattatggagaggaaaaagagagaagaagaCGATCGAATTGCTGCGAAATTACAAATTGCTCAACAATTAGAGAATGACAGGAAAATGAGAGAAGCTGAAGAAAGTGCACGGAAGGAGACGGAACGGAGGGCTAAAATGGAAACT GAACGAAAAGTGGCGGAAGCTCGGCGAGCAGTTGAACGTGAGAATCAGATCAAAATGATGAGGGCTCAACAGCTGCAAAGACGGCAGGAAGAGGCTCCGCCCCCTCAACAAGCTCCAGCTCCACAT acacAAAAGATTCAAGTGAAAAATGAGCCAGTAGATCATTCATTCGATATTCTAAAAGAAGCAGAAAAAGATGCACACATAATTCcaacaaaatcaataaaagccGAGCCGCTGGACGTTCAAAAACCGCTTAGCGCATTTGAAAAGCTTGCATCACTTCGTGGTAGGACCCAATCTGCTGATATGAGAAGAGGCGGGGACTCTACGGAAATGCCGAATGTGACACAACAATATCAAGCGGAGCAAAATCATCTAGCACAAAGTTCGAATAATTCTCAGTACAATG CACCAAGTACAAGTTCCCAGCCACAACATTTCCCAACAGAGCCTTCAATACGCCAACCACCTCCCCAACAGAGTTACAATTCCAAccaaatgctccaaaatccACGACAGCAACCCCAAAAccaaattgtgcaaaatttccaaagtgcTCCGCAACGACATCCCCATCAAAATCCGCAAATTGCCACGTCATCTTCATCTGGAGGAGTCAATCAGTTTTATAATAATGGTGGAGCTGCACCGCCAGTTGTCGAACAACAAGCCGCTAATAGAA GATCATCATTCACAATGTCTCATTCAGTTCAACAACACCAATCTCCTCTCCAACAACAATTTCCAATCAATTCATATCAATCACCGAGTCATCATAATAATAGTAGCTCAATGAGCAATTCCTCATTAATGCAAACACCACACAGTAATAGTTCAATGATTGCACGGAGTCCACAATTTCCATCTCATACG TCCCCAATGTCCCAACGATTCCATACCCCACCATCAGTTGGGCATCAAATGGTGCAGAGCCCATTGTCTCAACCGAATCCTTCGCCTCTTCaacatttcaacttttcgCCACATTCCTCCAGTTTTTCATCACAAAGACCTCA AATGCCGCCACAACGTCAAATGAGCCAACAAAATCTCATGCATCAACAGCAACAACCACAAAATCATACTCAACATCAGTACCAACATCAGACATTCAGTTCTCAGCAACAACAGCTTCAACAACATCAACACCA AATCCGGCACCAAATGAATACCAACTACCCACCGCCACCAGGCTACAATCATCATGGCCATTAA
- the pqn-80 gene encoding HUN domain-containing protein (Confirmed by transcript evidence), which yields MKHHKTEKVNMEPLIYSLAKSFGMTTQEVMKQVEQEISSKKATTPKPSTNAVLSTISSQKSLEKNAADWKLTQTDLPTMGEKDIQMLTTIVRSWKSKKEISNSMVTGWLKDVNQLKMNADQARKKFFDIINTLPDSSEKNGGGGQQDANDIPKHERSRKARMFLHQWVYLSRKFLELQLPKLKHHSPPVEGLAKKQVIAANAIKEGVRKQISLFENKKETSSRLPGDPVYVFQFTEPVLTAVAPYLEDLVDYALAAKKIELIVSGIDALHQSTDGKITIIQFYIEICRRLQKLSFLAVEEPMKSRLKEANEQIMKHQVVQIPKYQLKWPDGQAEPSLKGLNRELYEFDKSILSMVAAKPSAPATPKASSSTALRPSTSSTPSQQQSTSTAKAMTSSSTSAEDAKRLLAMNQLVQVYAGKYLLPTGNSTADICDPTICLMNDDILLIMVTAVYSCGIPLVNQMNMLKNVLCQVGQTRMAQTLATQKTQNKQCLTQNDYQLLFDYFGKFEKALEQRKAKKEEAERLKKLEEKLKKEKEKQAEKDRIEAKKFEERMKKEQEKQEEKERKEREKREEKERKEREIREIMERKKREEDDRIAAKLQIAQQLENDRKMREAEESARKETERRAKMETERKVAEARRAVERENQIKMMRAQQLQRRQEEAPPPQQAPAPHTQKIQVKNEPVDHSFDILKEAEKDAHIIPTKSIKAEPLDVQKPLSAFEKLASLRGRTQSADMRRGGDSTEMPNVTQQYQAEQNHLAQSSNNSQYNAPSTSSQPQHFPTEPSIRQPPPQQSYNSNQMLQNPRQQPQNQIVQNFQSAPQRHPHQNPQIATSSSSGGVNQFYNNGGAAPPVVEQQAANRRSSFTMSHSVQQHQSPLQQQFPINSYQSPSHHNNSSSMSNSSLMQTPHSNSSMIARSPQFPSHTSPMSQRFHTPPSVGHQMVQSPLSQPNPSPLQHFNFSPHSSSFSSQRPQMPPQRQMSQQNLMHQQQQPQNHTQHQYQHQTFSSQQQQLQQHQHQIRHQMNTNYPPPPGYNHHGH from the exons ATGAAGCatcataaaactgaaaaagttaataTGGAACCGTTGATTTATTCGTTGGCGAAATCATTTGGAATGACTACGCAAGAAGTTATGAAACAG GTCGAACAAGAAATTTCGTCGAAAAAGGCAACAACTCCAAAACCTTCAACAAATGCAGTTTTATCGACAAtttcatctcaaaaatcattggaaaaaaatgcagcCGATTGGAAATTAACACAAACGGATTTACCCACAATGGGAGAAAAAGATATACAAATGTTGACGACAATTGTTCGATCatggaaaagtaaaaaagaaatatcGAATTCAATGGTGACTGGATGGCTGAAAGATGtgaatcaattgaaaatgaacGCAGATCAAGCGAGGAAAAAATT cTTCGACATCATAAATACTTTGCCGGattcgtctgaaaaaaatggtggtggtggacagCAAGATGCCAACGAT ATTCCAAAACACGAACGATCACGTAAAGCTCGAATGTTTCTCCACCAATGGGTCTATTTATCTCGTAAATTTTTGGAGcttcaacttccaaaattgaaacatcATTCTCCACCTGTCGAAGGTCTCGCAAAGAAGCAAGTTATCGCTGCAAATGCAATAAAAGAAGGTGTTAGGAAgcaaatttcactttttgaaaataagaaaga AACTTCCAGTCGTCTGCCCGGTGATCCTGTCTACGTATTCCAGTTTACGGAGCCtgtttt aaccgCAGTCGCCCCATACTTGGAAGATCTCGTCGATTATGCGCTCGCggcgaaaaaaatcgagttaaTTGTATCCGGAATCGACGCTCTACACCAATCAACTGACGGAAAAATTAccataattcaattttatattgaaatctGCCGAAGACTTCAGAAATTATCATTTCTCGCCGTTGAAGAACCAATGAAAAGTCGTCTGAAAGAAGCAAATGAACAAATTATGAAGCATCAAGTtgttcaaattccaaaatatcaATTGAAATGGCCTGATGGACAGGCGGAGCCATCTCTGAAAGGGCTTAATCGAGAGCTTTATG aattcgaCAAATCAATTCTCTCCATGGTGGCGGCTAAACCATCAGCTCCTGCAACTCCAAAAGCTTCATCATCTACAGCCCTCCGCCCTTCTACGTCATCAACTCCATCTCAGCAGCAATCCACGTCAACTGCAAAAGCTATGACGTCATCATCAACATCAGCAGAAGATGCGAAGCGCTTACTCGCAATGAATCAACTTGTTCAG gtttACGCGGGAAAATATCTGCTCCCGACCGGCAATTCA acgGCAGACATTTGTGATCCAACAATTTGTCTAATGAATGATGATATTCTACTGATTATGGTAACAGCTGTCTATTCGTGTGGTATACCATTGGTTAATCAAATGAATATGCTTAAA aatgtcCTATGCCAAGTTGGTCAAACCCGAATGGCTCAGACATTGGCAacacaaaaaactcaaaataagcAGTGCCTGACCCAAAATGACTATCAACtactttttgattattttggaaagtttgaaaaagcaTTAGAACAacgaaaagcaaaaaaagaagaagctgaaagattgaagaaattggaggaaaaattgaaaaaagagaaggagAAACAAGCAGAGAAAGATAGAATTGAGGCGAAGAAATTCGAAGAGCGGAtgaaaaaagagcaagaaaaacaggaagaaaaagagagaaaagaacGGGAAAAACGAGAGGAAAAGGAAAGGAAAGAGAgagaaattcgagaaattatggagaggaaaaagagagaagaagaCGATCGAATTGCTGCGAAATTACAAATTGCTCAACAATTAGAGAATGACAGGAAAATGAGAGAAGCTGAAGAAAGTGCACGGAAGGAGACGGAACGGAGGGCTAAAATGGAAACT GAACGAAAAGTGGCGGAAGCTCGGCGAGCAGTTGAACGTGAGAATCAGATCAAAATGATGAGGGCTCAACAGCTGCAAAGACGGCAGGAAGAGGCTCCGCCCCCTCAACAAGCTCCAGCTCCACAT acacAAAAGATTCAAGTGAAAAATGAGCCAGTAGATCATTCATTCGATATTCTAAAAGAAGCAGAAAAAGATGCACACATAATTCcaacaaaatcaataaaagccGAGCCGCTGGACGTTCAAAAACCGCTTAGCGCATTTGAAAAGCTTGCATCACTTCGTGGTAGGACCCAATCTGCTGATATGAGAAGAGGCGGGGACTCTACGGAAATGCCGAATGTGACACAACAATATCAAGCGGAGCAAAATCATCTAGCACAAAGTTCGAATAATTCTCAGTACAATG CACCAAGTACAAGTTCCCAGCCACAACATTTCCCAACAGAGCCTTCAATACGCCAACCACCTCCCCAACAGAGTTACAATTCCAAccaaatgctccaaaatccACGACAGCAACCCCAAAAccaaattgtgcaaaatttccaaagtgcTCCGCAACGACATCCCCATCAAAATCCGCAAATTGCCACGTCATCTTCATCTGGAGGAGTCAATCAGTTTTATAATAATGGTGGAGCTGCACCGCCAGTTGTCGAACAACAAGCCGCTAATAGAA GATCATCATTCACAATGTCTCATTCAGTTCAACAACACCAATCTCCTCTCCAACAACAATTTCCAATCAATTCATATCAATCACCGAGTCATCATAATAATAGTAGCTCAATGAGCAATTCCTCATTAATGCAAACACCACACAGTAATAGTTCAATGATTGCACGGAGTCCACAATTTCCATCTCATACG TCCCCAATGTCCCAACGATTCCATACCCCACCATCAGTTGGGCATCAAATGGTGCAGAGCCCATTGTCTCAACCGAATCCTTCGCCTCTTCaacatttcaacttttcgCCACATTCCTCCAGTTTTTCATCACAAAGACCTCA AATGCCGCCACAACGTCAAATGAGCCAACAAAATCTCATGCATCAACAGCAACAACCACAAAATCATACTCAACATCAGTACCAACATCAGACATTCAGTTCTCAGCAACAACAGCTTCAACAACATCAACACCA AATCCGGCACCAAATGAATACCAACTACCCACCGCCACCAGGCTACAATCATCATGGCCATTAA
- the pqn-80 gene encoding HUN domain-containing protein (Confirmed by transcript evidence): MTGAPPSIRMVSSSSSLKKLPAPRKPSPPPAVEPTRSVEIIEKPEKTEKPAEKRKTAATTSALEPAEKKKKPDSSSSSEEIILIDDNAPAAKKQPESAQKGSTTVTMSAKKICKQQEEIAKQKPSSSSVTPSKPAAPTASTPKKEEIGTLETFLKNIFANLDAKGKLYQEKKLKTFDTETLKEITTFIDVMKHHKTEKVNMEPLIYSLAKSFGMTTQEVMKQVEQEISSKKATTPKPSTNAVLSTISSQKSLEKNAADWKLTQTDLPTMGEKDIQMLTTIVRSWKSKKEISNSMVTGWLKDVNQLKMNADQARKKFFDIINTLPDSSEKNGGGGQQDANDIPKHERSRKARMFLHQWVYLSRKFLELQLPKLKHHSPPVEGLAKKQVIAANAIKEGVRKQISLFENKKETSSRLPGDPVYVFQFTEPVLTAVAPYLEDLVDYALAAKKIELIVSGIDALHQSTDGKITIIQFYIEICRRLQKLSFLAVEEPMKSRLKEANEQIMKHQVVQIPKYQLKWPDGQAEPSLKGLNRELYEFDKSILSMVAAKPSAPATPKASSSTALRPSTSSTPSQQQSTSTAKAMTSSSTSAEDAKRLLAMNQLVQVYAGKYLLPTGNSTADICDPTICLMNDDILLIMVTAVYSCGIPLVNQMNMLKNVLCQVGQTRMAQTLATQKTQNKQCLTQNDYQLLFDYFGKFEKALEQRKAKKEEAERLKKLEEKLKKEKEKQAEKDRIEAKKFEERMKKEQEKQEEKERKEREKREEKERKEREIREIMERKKREEDDRIAAKLQIAQQLENDRKMREAEESARKETERRAKMETEAANALQGLEEDLLMDDIDFMTQQQTKVDEERKVAEARRAVERENQIKMMRAQQLQRRQEEAPPPQQAPAPHTQKIQVKNEPVDHSFDILKEAEKDAHIIPTKSIKAEPLDVQKPLSAFEKLASLRGRTQSADMRRGGDSTEMPNVTQQYQAEQNHLAQSSNNSQYNAPSTSSQPQHFPTEPSIRQPPPQQSYNSNQMLQNPRQQPQNQIVQNFQSAPQRHPHQNPQIATSSSSGGVNQFYNNGGAAPPVVEQQAANRRSSFTMSHSVQQHQSPLQQQFPINSYQSPSHHNNSSSMSNSSLMQTPHSNSSMIARSPQFPSHTSPMSQRFHTPPSVGHQMVQSPLSQPNPSPLQHFNFSPHSSSFSSQRPQMPPQRQMSQQNLMHQQQQPQNHTQHQYQHQTFSSQQQQLQQHQHQIRHQMNTNYPPPPGYNHHGH, encoded by the exons ATGACAGGAGCTCCACCGTCAATTCGAAtggtttcttcttcttcttctttgaaGAAGCTTCCGGCCCCTCGAAAACCATCCCCGCCGCCGGCTGTAGAGCCCACAAGATCTGTGGAAATTATTGAGAAGCCTGAAAAGACTGAAAAGCCCGCCGAAAAGCGAAAAACCGCGGCCACCACATCCGCACTGGAGCCtgctgaaaagaagaaaaagccgGATAGTAGTAGTAGTTCGGAGGAGATAATTCTTATTGATGATAATGCTCCGGCTGCAAAGAAGCAGCCGGAAAGTGCTCAAAAAGGGTCCACCACAGTCACCATGTCAGCCAAGAAAATCTGCAAACAACAGGAAGAAATCGCT aagcagAAGCCGTCATCATCATCTGTAACTCCATCAAAACCAGCTGCTCCAACAGCTTCAACAccgaaaaaagaggaaatcgGGACTCTTGAGACGTTCCTGAAGAATATATTTGCAAATTTAGATGCAAAAGGGAAACTTTATCAggagaaaaagttgaaaactttcgaTACGGAGACTTTAAAGGAGATAACAACGTTTATAGATGTAATGAAGCatcataaaactgaaaaagttaataTGGAACCGTTGATTTATTCGTTGGCGAAATCATTTGGAATGACTACGCAAGAAGTTATGAAACAG GTCGAACAAGAAATTTCGTCGAAAAAGGCAACAACTCCAAAACCTTCAACAAATGCAGTTTTATCGACAAtttcatctcaaaaatcattggaaaaaaatgcagcCGATTGGAAATTAACACAAACGGATTTACCCACAATGGGAGAAAAAGATATACAAATGTTGACGACAATTGTTCGATCatggaaaagtaaaaaagaaatatcGAATTCAATGGTGACTGGATGGCTGAAAGATGtgaatcaattgaaaatgaacGCAGATCAAGCGAGGAAAAAATT cTTCGACATCATAAATACTTTGCCGGattcgtctgaaaaaaatggtggtggtggacagCAAGATGCCAACGAT ATTCCAAAACACGAACGATCACGTAAAGCTCGAATGTTTCTCCACCAATGGGTCTATTTATCTCGTAAATTTTTGGAGcttcaacttccaaaattgaaacatcATTCTCCACCTGTCGAAGGTCTCGCAAAGAAGCAAGTTATCGCTGCAAATGCAATAAAAGAAGGTGTTAGGAAgcaaatttcactttttgaaaataagaaaga AACTTCCAGTCGTCTGCCCGGTGATCCTGTCTACGTATTCCAGTTTACGGAGCCtgtttt aaccgCAGTCGCCCCATACTTGGAAGATCTCGTCGATTATGCGCTCGCggcgaaaaaaatcgagttaaTTGTATCCGGAATCGACGCTCTACACCAATCAACTGACGGAAAAATTAccataattcaattttatattgaaatctGCCGAAGACTTCAGAAATTATCATTTCTCGCCGTTGAAGAACCAATGAAAAGTCGTCTGAAAGAAGCAAATGAACAAATTATGAAGCATCAAGTtgttcaaattccaaaatatcaATTGAAATGGCCTGATGGACAGGCGGAGCCATCTCTGAAAGGGCTTAATCGAGAGCTTTATG aattcgaCAAATCAATTCTCTCCATGGTGGCGGCTAAACCATCAGCTCCTGCAACTCCAAAAGCTTCATCATCTACAGCCCTCCGCCCTTCTACGTCATCAACTCCATCTCAGCAGCAATCCACGTCAACTGCAAAAGCTATGACGTCATCATCAACATCAGCAGAAGATGCGAAGCGCTTACTCGCAATGAATCAACTTGTTCAG gtttACGCGGGAAAATATCTGCTCCCGACCGGCAATTCA acgGCAGACATTTGTGATCCAACAATTTGTCTAATGAATGATGATATTCTACTGATTATGGTAACAGCTGTCTATTCGTGTGGTATACCATTGGTTAATCAAATGAATATGCTTAAA aatgtcCTATGCCAAGTTGGTCAAACCCGAATGGCTCAGACATTGGCAacacaaaaaactcaaaataagcAGTGCCTGACCCAAAATGACTATCAACtactttttgattattttggaaagtttgaaaaagcaTTAGAACAacgaaaagcaaaaaaagaagaagctgaaagattgaagaaattggaggaaaaattgaaaaaagagaaggagAAACAAGCAGAGAAAGATAGAATTGAGGCGAAGAAATTCGAAGAGCGGAtgaaaaaagagcaagaaaaacaggaagaaaaagagagaaaagaacGGGAAAAACGAGAGGAAAAGGAAAGGAAAGAGAgagaaattcgagaaattatggagaggaaaaagagagaagaagaCGATCGAATTGCTGCGAAATTACAAATTGCTCAACAATTAGAGAATGACAGGAAAATGAGAGAAGCTGAAGAAAGTGCACGGAAGGAGACGGAACGGAGGGCTAAAATGGAAACT GAAGCAGCAAATGCACTACAAGGACTCGAAGAGGACCTTCTCATGGATGATATCGATTTTATGACTCAACAACAAACAAAAGTCGATGAG GAACGAAAAGTGGCGGAAGCTCGGCGAGCAGTTGAACGTGAGAATCAGATCAAAATGATGAGGGCTCAACAGCTGCAAAGACGGCAGGAAGAGGCTCCGCCCCCTCAACAAGCTCCAGCTCCACAT acacAAAAGATTCAAGTGAAAAATGAGCCAGTAGATCATTCATTCGATATTCTAAAAGAAGCAGAAAAAGATGCACACATAATTCcaacaaaatcaataaaagccGAGCCGCTGGACGTTCAAAAACCGCTTAGCGCATTTGAAAAGCTTGCATCACTTCGTGGTAGGACCCAATCTGCTGATATGAGAAGAGGCGGGGACTCTACGGAAATGCCGAATGTGACACAACAATATCAAGCGGAGCAAAATCATCTAGCACAAAGTTCGAATAATTCTCAGTACAATG CACCAAGTACAAGTTCCCAGCCACAACATTTCCCAACAGAGCCTTCAATACGCCAACCACCTCCCCAACAGAGTTACAATTCCAAccaaatgctccaaaatccACGACAGCAACCCCAAAAccaaattgtgcaaaatttccaaagtgcTCCGCAACGACATCCCCATCAAAATCCGCAAATTGCCACGTCATCTTCATCTGGAGGAGTCAATCAGTTTTATAATAATGGTGGAGCTGCACCGCCAGTTGTCGAACAACAAGCCGCTAATAGAA GATCATCATTCACAATGTCTCATTCAGTTCAACAACACCAATCTCCTCTCCAACAACAATTTCCAATCAATTCATATCAATCACCGAGTCATCATAATAATAGTAGCTCAATGAGCAATTCCTCATTAATGCAAACACCACACAGTAATAGTTCAATGATTGCACGGAGTCCACAATTTCCATCTCATACG TCCCCAATGTCCCAACGATTCCATACCCCACCATCAGTTGGGCATCAAATGGTGCAGAGCCCATTGTCTCAACCGAATCCTTCGCCTCTTCaacatttcaacttttcgCCACATTCCTCCAGTTTTTCATCACAAAGACCTCA AATGCCGCCACAACGTCAAATGAGCCAACAAAATCTCATGCATCAACAGCAACAACCACAAAATCATACTCAACATCAGTACCAACATCAGACATTCAGTTCTCAGCAACAACAGCTTCAACAACATCAACACCA AATCCGGCACCAAATGAATACCAACTACCCACCGCCACCAGGCTACAATCATCATGGCCATTAA